A DNA window from Arachis duranensis cultivar V14167 chromosome 3, aradu.V14167.gnm2.J7QH, whole genome shotgun sequence contains the following coding sequences:
- the LOC107478947 gene encoding cysteine-rich receptor-like protein kinase 2 — protein MDGPQRILVYEYMKNRSLDLFIYGNNADRFLNWSTRFQIVLGVARGLQYLHEDSHLRIVHRDIKASNILLDDKFHPKIGDFGLARFFPEDQAYLSTQFAGTLGYTAPEYALRGELSEKADIYSFGVLLLEIICCRKNTDLTLSLEMQYLPEYAWKLYENSKIMELVDPKLKEEGFVEKDVMQAFHVAFLCLQPLANLRPPMSEIVALLTFKIDMVTTPMRPAFLDRRRKTDFQTPSPEVISMLSHLP, from the exons ATGGATGGACCACAAAGGATTCTTGTCTATGAATACATGAAGAACAGAAGTTTGGACCTCTTCATATATG GGAACAATGCTGATCGATTCCTGAATTGGAGCACTAGGTTCCAAATTGTTCTAGGCGTGGCAAGGGGATTGCAGTACCTTCATGAGGATTCACATCTAAGAATTGTTCACCGAGACATCAAAGCAAGCAACATTCTTCTTGATGATAAGTTTCATCCCAAGATTGGAGACTTTGGCCTTGCCAGATTCTTCCCTGAAGACCAAGCTTATCTTAGCACACAATTCGCTGGAACATT gGGTTATACAGCACCTGAATACGCTTTAAGAGGAGAATTATCAGAAAAGGCGGATATCTATAGTTTTGGAGTTCTGTTGCTCGAAATTATTTGTTGTAGAAAAAACACAGATCTCACCTTGTCATTGGAAATGCAGTACCTCCCTGAATAT GCATGGAAACTTTACGAGAACTCAAAGATTATGGAGCTTGTAGATCCAAAGCTGAAAGAAGAGGGGTTCGTGGAGAAAGATGTTATGCAAGCATTCCACGTGGCATTCCTCTGCCTTCAGCCTCTTGCAAATCTAAGACCTCCGATGTCAGAGATCGTGGCACTCTTGACATTCAAAATTGACATGGTCACAACACCAATGAGGCCTGCGTTTCTTGATCGAAGGCGCAAAACTGATTTTCAAACCCCTTCCCCAGAAGTAATATCCATGCTTTCACATCTCCCATGA
- the LOC127739643 gene encoding receptor-like serine/threonine-protein kinase ALE2, protein MPRNDIFYDSPGLVDPPPPASNEEPSPKKTDTTLFFLGGIVVFIILLIILVVFWKRIKGTKNTTPPKTTKGKQGKLTETAEVMDMMFSSKQQQGSMELLSGNLRTISYFDYQILRRATKNFSPTNLLGSGGFGPVYRVCFQS, encoded by the exons ATGCCTAGAAATGACATTTTCTATGATTCTCCCGGCTTAG TGGATCCACCACCTCCAGCATCTAATGAAGAGCCATCCCCTAAGAAAACTGATACAACTTTGTTCTTCCTTGGAGGGATAGTGGTGTTCATCATATTGTTGATAATTTTGGTTGTATTTTGGAAGCGTATCAAAGGGACCAAAAATACAACACCTCCTAAAACTACTAAAGGCAAACAAG GGAAACTTACTGAAACAGCAGAAGTTATGGATATGATGTTTTCATCTAAACAACAGCAag GATCCATGGAGTTGTTGAGTGGGAACCTTAGGACAATTAGTTACTTTGACTACCAGATATTAAGAAGAGCAACCAAGAATTTTTCTCCTACTAATCTTCTTGGAAGTGGTGGATTTGGGCCTGTCTATCGGGTATGCTTTCAAAGTTGA